A window of Pseudophryne corroboree isolate aPseCor3 chromosome 1, aPseCor3.hap2, whole genome shotgun sequence genomic DNA:
agcaaaaggccattcaagcctatacaattgagcacgatataggaggtggaatgcacctgtctcaagcgcagtggagaatgatttcaacgttgtgcaaggttctgatgccctttgaacttgccacacgtgaagtcagttcagacactgccagcctgagtcaggtcattcccctcatcaggcttttgcagaagaagctggagacattgaaggaggagctaacacggagcgattccgctaggcatgtgggacttgtggatggagcccttaattcgcttaacaaggattcacgggtggtcaatctgttgaaatcagagcactacattttggccaccgtgctcgatcctagatttaaagcctaccttggatctctctttctggcagacacaagtctgctggggttgaaagacctgctggtgagaaaattgtcaagtcaagcggaacgcgacctgtcaacatctcctccttcacattctcccgcaactgggggtgcgaggaaaaggctcagaattccgagcccacccgctggcggtgatgcagggcagtctggagcgactgctgatgctgacatctggtccggactgaaggacctgacaacgattacggacatgtcgtctactgtcactgcatatgattctctcaccattgaaagaatggtggaggattatatgagtgaccgcatccaagtaggcacgtcacacagtccgtacttatactggcaggaaaaagaggcaatttggaggcccttgcacaaactggctttattctacctaagttgccctcccccaagtgtgtactccgaaagagtgtttagtgccgccgctcaccttgtcagcaatcggcgtacgaggttacatccagaaaatgtggagaagatgatgttcattaaaattaattataatcaattcctccgtggagacattgaccagcagcaattgcctccacaaagtacacagggagctgagatggtggattccagtggggacgaattgataatctgtgaggagggggatgtacacggtgatatatcggaggatgatgatgaggtggacatcttgcctctgtagagccagtttgtgcaaggagagattaattgcttcttttttggtggggttccaaaccaacccgtcatttcagtcacagtcgtgtggcagaccctgtcactgaaatgatgggttggttaaagtgtgcatgtcctgtttatacaacataagggtgggtgggagggccaaaggacaattccatcttgcacctcttttttctttaatttttctttgcgtcatgtgctgtttggggagggttttttggaagggatatcctgcgtgacactgcagtgccactcctagatgggcccggtgtttgtgtcggccactagggtcgcttatcttactcacacagctacctcattgcgcctctttttttctttgcgtcatgtggtgtttggggagggttttttggaagggacatcctgcgtgacactgcagtgccactcctagatgggcccggtgtttgtgtcggccactagggtcgcttatcttactcacacagtcagctacctcattgcgcctctttttttctttgcgtcatgtgctgtttggggagggttttttggaagggccatcctgcgtgacactgcagtgccactcctagatgggcccggtgtttgtgtcggccactagggtcgcttatcttactcacacagtcagctacctcattgcgcctctttttttctttgcgtcatgtgctttttgggtagggttttttggaagggccatcctgcgtgacactgcagtgccactcctagatgggcccggtgtttgtgtcggccactagggtcgcttatcttactcacacagtcagctacctcattgcgcctctttttttctttgcgtcatgtgctgtttggggagggttttttggaagggccatcctgcgtgacactgcagtgccactcctagatgggcccggtgtttgtgtcggccactagggtcgcttatcttactcacacagtcagctacctcattgcgcctctttttttctttgcgtcatgtgctgtttggggagggttttttggaagggccatcctgcgtgacactgcagtgccactcctagatgggcccggtgtttgtgtcggccactagggtcgcttatcttactcacacagtcagctacctcattgcacctctttttttctttgcgtcatgtgctgtttggggagggttttttggaagggccatcctgcgtgacactgcagtgccactcctagatgggcccggtgtttgtgtcggccactagggtcgcttatcttactcacacagtcagctacctcattgcgcctcttttttctttgcgtcatgtgctgtttggggagggttttttggaagggccatcctgcgtgacactgcagtgccactcctagatgggcccggtgtttgtgtcggccactagggtcgcttatcttactcacacagtcagctacctcattgcgcctctttttttctttgcgtcatgtgctgtttggggagggttttttggaagggccatcctgcgtgacactgcagtgccactcctagatgggcccggtgtttgtgtcggccactagggtcgcttatcttactcacacagcgacctcggtgcaaattttaggactaaaaataatattgtgaggtgtgaggtattcagaatagactgaaaatgagtgtaaattatggtttttggggttaataatactttgggatcaaaatgacccccaaattctatgattgaagctgttttttagggttttttgaaaaaaacacccgaatccaaaacacacccgaatccgacaaaaaaaattcggtgaggttttgccaaaacgcggtcgaacccaaaacacggccgcggaaccgaacccaaaaccaaaacacaaaacccgaaaaatttccggcgctcatctctagttcgcactgcagtcccactacactaatggtgtaatcggctttgcaacagggtgtatatatatatatatatatatatatatatatatacaaagttgaCGTTCTTCTACAGAGGGGTACAGATCCATCCACTCTcaaggcggcactccagggtcttAATGAAAGATCAATATATTGTGCAAAAAAAATCAAATCAGTGGCATATTtgtgccaacgtttcagcgccacgcagggcgcttttctcaaggctatATGCAAGTGACACAATATATTGATCTTTCATTaagaccctggagtgccgcctgttctttgcaTATTGAGAGTGGATGGATCTGTACCCCTCTCTAGAAGAACATCACCTTTGAATATTGGATAGTAGGAAGGCACCTGGGCAGTTGTTTCTATAGAGAAAGTGCCGAACTCAccagatttgtatatatatatatatatatatatatatatatatatatatactgcagtatcactggaatggacttatacgccgctatcactgtaattatatggcaggatcactggacttatacggcaggatcactggatttatacagcaggatcactgtaataatacggcaggattactggaattatacggcaggatcactggaattatatgtccaaatcactggaaataaatggcaaaatcactggaattatatctgGCTTCCCTGACTCCTGACTCTGTATACTCCAATCACTCCTTATTGCTGCTGCCTGGCTTATAATCTCTCTGACCAAAATGTTTCTTCTTCCTTTATCTGCAATGCCTTGCTTGGGTAAACTCATCACTATCATGTAAAATATTATCATCTAATCTTCTCCCCTCTACAATATATCTCAATCCTTAATGCCTTCCACACTTCTACCTCTTCAACCTTCTCTTCCAATTACTGCTGCCTCTCCTACCAAGTGATTACCTCACCCCCAGTCCCACCACCAGCATTTCCTCTGTGTAGATTCTTCTCACTGGAACTCTTATCCTCTGCCGTCCCTATCAGAGTCTCCATAACATCCCAAAGCTTAAAATATCCCTCTCATATATTGTTAGCACAAATGAATGGGTCCCTCTACCCTCATGTTCTCTCCCTTTCCCCAATCATACTATCTGTTACCCCTACTTCTGAGCAGAAGCTCTGATATTACTGACTCAGACAGGCACTGCACTGTATTGAATCCTGAATCCTGCTACAATATGCTCTGCACTGCTTTGAGTTGTCATGTAGTATGTTCTGTACTGTACTTGTGAAATTTGATTGCTTGTAAAATAGAATGATTTTTAAGAAATAGATTAAAATATCATTATAAAGTTTTAGCCTTGATAATAACTACATTATTTACTGTAATACAGTAAGTCTGAATAATAAACACAAACCCATTAAATATACAAACTTTTAAAATACAGTGTTAAAAAGTACATATGTTATACAATATTGCATTAGCTATAAATAAAATAGATGTGTAAAAATGGTGTTTGTGTTATTCTATACATTGTCTATAATTTTTTTTCTATAATGAGTTTTCTGGCATTCAGTTCAGGTTTCATAAGCAGAATATAGATTtttgggaaaaatatacagccCAGAACTCCAGCACATGAGGTCAGGATGGCGAATATCTCCACAGCCACTGTGTCtttccctttggtgctcagataggccgggatcattgcaatccagacactgcagaacaccagcatgctgaaggtgatgtacttggcctcattaaagctgtctggtaatgtcctcaccatgaaagccagaaTAAAGCTCACAGCTGCCAGGATCCCCATGTAGCCCAACATAGAGTAAAACCCAATCactgacccctcattacactgaatgATGATCATTCCCTGATAGGAGTGATGGTCATACTCCTGATAGGGAGGAGAAACAGACATCCATATAAGACAGATCACAGCTTGGACAGAGGAGCACACAATGACCACATAATTAGATACTTTGAGTGTGATCCACTTCCTCCAGGAGCTGCCAGGTTTGGTGGCTTTGAAAGCAATGCAGACAGTGACTGTCTtgcccagtacagaagagacagctgtgGAGAAGAAGATCCCAAATGACGTCTGTCTCAGCCTGCAGGTTACATCCACCGGCCGGCCAAGGAACAagaacacacagaggaagctcAGCAAGATGGAGACCAGGAGAATGAAGCTTACAGTCCGATTATTGGCTTTCACAATTGGAGTGTCCCAGTAATATATAAAGTTCCCTAATATAAATAATATTATGGCAGAAAAAGATAAAGCTGTTACTGCAAAAATTAATACCACATTGTCCTTTTCATATGACAGAAAGTCGTATGTTTTTGGAATGCATCTACTTTTTCTCTCATCCGGCCACTCTTCATCAGGACATCTATGGCAGGTCTCGCTGTCTGTAAAAATGTaatgggaaaaaaaaatatttgtcagtTGTGTttctatattaaataaataaaacctCCATATTAATTTCATATTTTCATTATTTATTTGTGAAAAGTGTTTGTGGGGCTTTTTTTGTATCAAATATACTCTCTGCTTCATTTATTAGCTAAAACATTGACAAGTTGAAAGAGTTTGTGGAAATATATTAAGTACATAAGATTATAAATCCTGCCAAAATTTATTACAGTATTTCTTGAAATGATTTAATTGAATCACTTAAGACTAGTGTAAATACTGGTTGTTGCAACACCGATAAATGTAGATGATACTAGCCCATACTTCCTTTTATAGTTAAAATTTCATGCCAAATGTGACAAAACGTTTAGATACCAagaaggcctgattcagatgcggtcacAACGTTGATGGTGTCACAACTAAGTGATAGTTGGCAGACTATGCATGTCGGTCACTGCTGCATTAACATTACGACCACCTGTTACAGACAGGGGAAGTTGAAGCCAGGGAAAGCTGTTAGCAATGATGGATGCCACATTAAgatgccaccacaggagggactagCACCTCCAGACCCAGAAAGTGAACCTCAGGCTCTTGCACACTGTGACATTACCTTCCCCCTCTAGGGTCAGCACCAAACACcgcaaaaaaatctatttttttatttttcaaagaaGCTTAAGAGAATGAATATCTGAGGCTTTGACACAACAACATTCTttgggtctatgggggtaattcaggcctgatcattgctgtgcaatttcacacagcgggcaatcgggtctgaactgtgcatgcatatgcaatgcgcaggcgcgttggtccACAGCAAAggacagcgatgggatggtgcgagcaAATCGATCGCATGgacgattgcaaggtgactgacaggaagaggccgtttgagggtgtcaactgaccattttagatGAGTGTCCATAAAGATGAGGATTCAGGTgtttggagggagagtttctgacatcagctccagccccgatcatcatagcatgtgagtaagtcctgggctgtgcagagactgcacaaacttttgtttgtgcagctctctggacATGCGATGCGATAATAGACCTGCACAGCAAAATCCCCCTTTCCCTGTTAGATGGCAACTACCTGATCGTGGGGATGCAAAGAAAtggaccctagcgatcaggtctgtatcaaTCCCCTATATCCCTCCCAGTCCACCAGAGTTTGAACTGTGCCTCAAGTAATTCAGGAGTCCAGAATATGTTTTCCTTTGTATTCCTCCTGATGGTCTACGGGAATGGCGGAGGGAGTATTGTACAGAACCGAGTATCAATTAAGGACTTGAGGTTTCAGAAGGAAAACATTGAATATATTTGAAATCTTAAGTGTACCTTAAATATTCAGTCTAAATACATTAGACAAATTGGCTGGGGAATTTTAAATGGACCTATATATTTTGTAGTAAGCTTCACAGTAACCACATTTAACTGTCTGAGTTGAGTTAAAAGCAACATGCTATCACCAGGTAAGATTAGGGAATTTTCTTCCTTTTCTTGTCAGAAAAGAacatgtttaaagtagagatgagcgggttcggttcctctgaatccgaacccgcccgaacttcaggttttttacacgggttcgagcaggctcggatcttcccgccttgctcggctaacctgagcgcgcccgaacgtcatcatcacgctgtcggattctcgcgaggctcggattctatcgcaagactcggattctatataaggagccgcgcgtcgccgccattttcacacgtgcattgagagtcatagggagaggacgtggctggtgtcctctccgtttagagaagagagagacacagtattttcggggagcattattaggaggagtactactgtatactaccatactacttgctgaagtgatatttatagattagatagtgtgactgtaagtgtattatctgacttgtgggggagacactgacagtggggagcagttagagtctgagagcaggactcaggagtacatataacgtacagtgcacacttttgctgccagagtcagtgccacactgccattgttgtgaccacactgaccaccagtataataatatattttgtgattgtctgcttaggcctcggagtactagttgcaagttgcaacgtgacctgtcctgaagtgaccaccagtttaataatcaatcaccaccagtttaatatatatatatatatatatataattgtatataatatatatatataatattgtataccacctacccgtggttttttttttttcattcttctttatacatactactatagtagcttactgtagcagtctgcggtgctgtgctgacctgacagtgtccagcaggtccgtcatcagtcattacataataaatatatatagtacctgtccggctgcagtactagtgatattatattgatttcatctcattatcaataatttatcatccagtctagactctatattagcagcagacacagtacgttagtccacggctgtagctacctctgtgtcggcactcggcagtccatccataattgtataccacctacccgtgtttttttttttctttcttctttgtacatactactatagagtatagtagcttactgtagcagtctgcggtgctgctgagctgacagtgtccagcaggtccgtcatcagtcatcattacctaataaatatattatctacctgtccggctgcagtactagtgatattatatatacatacatatatatatattgatttcatctcattatcaatcatccagtctatattagcagcagacacagtacgttagtccacggctgtagctacctctgtgtcggcactcagcagtccatccataattgtataccacctacccgtggttttttttttttcgttcttctttgttcatactactatagtatagtagcttactgtagcagtctgcggtgctgctgagctgacagtgtccagcaggtccgtcatcagtcatcattacctaataaatatattatctacctgtccggctgcagtactagtgatattatatatacatacatatatatattgatttcatctcattatcaatcatccagtctatattagcagcagacacagtacgttagtccacggctgtagctacctctgtgtcggcactcggcagtccatccataattgtataccacctacccgtggtgttttttttctttcttctttgtacatactactatagagtatagtagcttactgtagcagtctgcggtgctgctgagctgacagtgtccagcaggtccgtcatcagtcatcattacctaataaatatattatctacctgtccggctgcagtactagtgatattatatatacatacatatatatattgatttcatctcattatcaatcatccagtctatattagcagcagacacagtacgttagtccacggctgtagctacctctgtgtcggcactcagcagtccatccataattgtataccacctacccgtggtttttttttttcgttcttctttgtacatactactatagtatagtcgcttactgtagcagtctgcggtgctgctgagctgacagtgtccagcaggtccgtcatcagtcatcattacctaataaatatattatctacctgtccggctgcagtactagtgatattatatatacatacatatatatattgatttcatctcattatcaatcatccagtctatattagcagcagacacagtacgttagtccacggctgtagctacctctgtgtcggcactcggcagtccatccataattgtataccacctacccgtggttttttttttctttcttctttgtacatactactatagagtatagtagcttactgtagcagtctgcggtgctgctgagctgacagtgtccagcaggtccgtcatcagtcatcattacctaataaatatattatctacctgtccggctgcagtactagtgatattatatatacatacatatatatattgatttcatctcattatcaatcatccagtctatattagcagcagacacagtacgttagtcc
This region includes:
- the LOC135051978 gene encoding vomeronasal type-2 receptor 26-like is translated as MWHKNASQSVHLNQDIPGTTCCYNSPASNVWLVYYKKRINTGDSETCHRCPDEEWPDERKSRCIPKTYDFLSYEKDNVVLIFAVTALSFSAIILFILGNFIYYWDTPIVKANNRTVSFILLVSILLSFLCVFLFLGRPVDVTCRLRQTSFGIFFSTAVSSVLGKTVTVCIAFKATKPGSSWRKWITLKVSNYVVIVCSSVQAVICLIWMSVSPPYQEYDHHSYQGMIIIQCNEGSVIGFYSMLGYMGILAAVSFILAFMVRTLPDSFNEAKYITFSMLVFCSVWIAMIPAYLSTKGKDTVAVEIFAILTSCAGVLGCIFFPKIYILLMKPELNARKLIIEKKL